Proteins encoded within one genomic window of Xylophilus sp. GOD-11R:
- a CDS encoding MarR family winged helix-turn-helix transcriptional regulator, which produces MTSPSRLDRLLADRPAELADAIAASRMVFRVAHLLEARVDAALAPFELSMREYLALVLIADDAVEPLRPSDLSTTLDATRVQVTRLLDGLERKALVQRSPAKEDRRALQLALTKAGSRRLKEIAPAVHAAYQEGWSAVGPKATATALKVLRTVHAGLLPEEAP; this is translated from the coding sequence ATGACTTCGCCATCCCGCCTCGACCGCCTGCTCGCCGACCGGCCGGCCGAACTGGCCGACGCCATCGCCGCGTCGCGCATGGTGTTCCGCGTTGCGCACCTGCTCGAGGCGCGGGTCGATGCGGCCCTGGCGCCGTTCGAGCTGAGCATGCGCGAATACCTGGCGCTGGTGCTGATAGCCGACGATGCGGTGGAGCCGCTGCGGCCGTCGGACCTGAGCACCACGCTCGACGCCACGCGGGTGCAGGTGACGCGCCTGCTCGACGGGCTGGAGCGCAAGGCGCTGGTGCAACGGTCGCCGGCCAAGGAAGATCGGCGCGCGTTGCAACTCGCTCTGACCAAGGCGGGAAGCCGGCGGCTGAAAGAGATCGCGCCGGCCGTGCACGCCGCCTATCAGGAAGGCTGGAGCGCGGTCGGTCCGAAGGCGACCGCCACCGCGTTGAAGGTGCTGCGCACGGTGCACGCCGGCCTGCTGCCTGAGGAAGCACCGTGA
- a CDS encoding MFS transporter, with protein MSHPLAWHQDRRRLLMALLGLLVGLEFLENGMFVFAASHIVGGVDAGPREFAQAQAAYAVGSMVMIVMQQWLSRHFGYRRYLTVSLVIFAIGSVASASADGIVGLGLARLVQGFGGGALFTSSRVLIPMLFGAKERGLAIKYYMLILFGLSACAPVLAASLVDGWGWGWRWIFLSVLPPTALATAGCWWLLPDAAGRGGEPVRWAATPLLMVAAALTLLQLGMAEARYDLFDRPLRLAAIAAAGIALFLFFLWHQWRHEEPLLRLRELRHPVYVMGLALYFVHYLLSNASNYLFPIFAERSLGFPLQAVGWMSTFSAAVSFAIAWGYIKTAAKMPSKKPMMVAGALALAAAAALFSAMPPGADAGALLPGLVAKGMFGVMLVLPVAGLTFRGLGDAAFAHGYQSKNLMRQLAGSFSGAVTAIVLEDRQFANGSQIAATVSDNHAQTVDWMASMQAAFTAHGLLPGAAHQAATAQMSRLVEQQALLLSCEDVYRFLAVLALLAAGMVLAQRRLA; from the coding sequence GTGAGCCATCCCCTCGCATGGCACCAGGACCGGCGGCGCCTGCTGATGGCGCTGCTTGGCCTGCTGGTGGGGCTGGAGTTTCTCGAGAACGGCATGTTCGTCTTCGCGGCGAGCCACATCGTCGGCGGCGTGGACGCCGGGCCGCGCGAGTTTGCGCAGGCGCAGGCGGCGTATGCCGTCGGCAGCATGGTGATGATCGTGATGCAGCAGTGGCTGTCGCGACACTTCGGCTACCGGCGCTACCTCACGGTGTCGCTCGTGATCTTCGCCATCGGCTCGGTGGCGTCGGCTTCGGCCGACGGCATCGTCGGCCTGGGGTTGGCGCGGCTGGTGCAGGGCTTCGGCGGCGGCGCGCTGTTCACCAGTTCGCGGGTGCTGATCCCGATGCTGTTCGGCGCCAAGGAGCGCGGCCTGGCGATCAAGTACTACATGCTGATTTTGTTCGGGCTCAGCGCCTGCGCGCCGGTGCTTGCCGCATCCCTGGTGGATGGCTGGGGCTGGGGTTGGCGCTGGATTTTTCTGTCGGTGCTGCCACCGACAGCCCTGGCCACGGCCGGCTGCTGGTGGCTGCTGCCCGATGCCGCCGGGCGTGGCGGCGAGCCGGTGCGCTGGGCGGCGACGCCGCTGCTCATGGTGGCCGCCGCGCTCACCCTGCTGCAATTGGGCATGGCGGAGGCGCGCTACGACCTGTTCGATCGGCCGCTGCGGCTGGCGGCCATCGCGGCGGCGGGCATCGCGCTGTTCCTGTTCTTTCTCTGGCACCAGTGGCGTCACGAAGAGCCGCTGCTGCGCCTGCGCGAGCTGCGGCATCCGGTGTACGTGATGGGGCTGGCACTCTATTTCGTGCACTACCTGCTGTCGAACGCCAGCAACTATCTGTTCCCGATCTTCGCGGAGCGCAGCCTCGGTTTTCCGCTGCAGGCGGTGGGCTGGATGAGCACCTTCTCGGCGGCGGTGAGCTTCGCCATCGCGTGGGGCTACATCAAGACGGCGGCGAAGATGCCCAGCAAGAAACCCATGATGGTCGCCGGCGCCCTGGCCCTGGCGGCCGCGGCGGCGCTGTTCTCGGCGATGCCGCCGGGCGCCGATGCCGGCGCGCTGCTGCCGGGACTGGTCGCCAAGGGCATGTTCGGCGTGATGCTGGTGCTGCCGGTGGCGGGCCTCACGTTTCGCGGACTGGGCGACGCCGCCTTCGCCCACGGCTACCAGAGCAAGAACCTCATGCGCCAGCTCGCCGGATCGTTCTCCGGCGCGGTGACCGCCATCGTGCTGGAAGACCGGCAGTTCGCCAACGGCTCGCAGATCGCGGCCACTGTGTCGGACAACCATGCACAGACGGTCGACTGGATGGCGTCGATGCAGGCGGCATTCACCGCCCACGGCCTGCTGCCGGGCGCCGCGCATCAGGCCGCGACGGCGCAGATGTCGCGCCTGGTGGAGCAGCAGGCGCTGCTGCTGTCCTGCGAGGACGTCTACCGCTTTCTTGCGGTGCTGGCGCTGCTGGCAGCCGGGATGGTGCTCGCGCAGCGCCGGCTGGCGTAG